The following are from one region of the Capsicum annuum cultivar UCD-10X-F1 chromosome 1, UCD10Xv1.1, whole genome shotgun sequence genome:
- the LOC107870115 gene encoding putative F-box/LRR-repeat protein At5g02700, with protein sequence MKKPKVIETIIGDDGTLDRISQLPDPLLVKILSLLPTKDAFTTSVISKRWQHLWTCVVISWKSLKTFKFNHGKLDDEVIVQLLSGCPALETIELSSCRIFSRLEINNNFNLKSLKLEDCYVRFGRGCHSLKIIAPYVQHLEISGTIGDIKYYRLLDVSSLVSAELTFGIRCKMWSDYEDGENYKCLDHHCIVQTLVKNYLQKLSHVTELTIGSWFVEILFKLQLDRVPLPELRCKCLTLKLQLTKCNFSGVASILQAFPHVETLNIDMQVNDRHHFHCRYDVSYLDKDDTIGLESWISNFAFRSLKSINIICSFAMCLEEHRHKLFELSQFLLKSALVLEKFLIIAKKRKCQHCSKKCVSPYCHN encoded by the exons ATGAAGAAACCGAAAGTAATCGAAACGATCATTGGCGACGACGGAACCCTAGACCGAATCAGCCAGTTACCTGATCCACTGCTTGTCAAAATCCTCTCTCTTTTACCAACAAAGGATGCTTTCACCACATCTGTTATCTCTAAACGGTGGCAGCATCTCTGGACTT GTGTTGTTATATCATGGAAATCTCTGAAGACATTCAAGTTTAATCATGGGAAGTTAGATGATGAAGTAATTGTGCAGTTACTATCAGGTTGTCCTGCTTTGGAAACTATTGAATTGTCATCTTGCCGTATCTTTAGTCGTCTcgaaattaataataattttaacttAAAGAGTTTGAAGTTGGAAGATTGTTATGTTCGTTTTGGAAGAGGTTGTCATTCGTTGAAAATTATTGCACCATATGTTCAGCATTTGGAGATTTCAGGAACTATTGGGGATATTAAGTACTATAGGTTATTAGACGTATCGTCGTTGGTCAGTGCTGAGCTTACTTTTGGTATTAGATGTAAGATGTGGTCTGATTATGAAGATGGGGAGAATTACAAATGTCTTGATCATCATTGTATTGTGCAGACCCTTGTCAAAAATTATCTTCAGAAATTGAGTCATGTAACAGAGCTAACAATCGGGTCTTGGTTTGTAGAG ATCCTGTTCAAGCTGCAGCTTGACAGAGTGCCGCTTCCAGAACTGAGATGCAAATGTCTAACACTCAAGTTGCAATTGACAAAGTGCAATTTTTCTGGAGTAGCTAGCATATTGCAGGCCTTCCCTCACGTGGAGACACTCAACATCGACATGCAAGTCAAT GATCGTCATCATTTTCACTGCCGCTATGATGTTAGTTATTTGGACAAAGATGATACTATCGGTTTGGAGAGTTGGATTTCAAACTTTGCATTTCGCAGTCTCAAGAGTATTAATATTATCTGCTCCTTTGCGATGTGTTTGGAAGAGCACCGTCATAAGCTGTTTGAACTTTCACAATTTCTCTTAAAGAGTGCATTGGTTTTGGAGAAGTTCCTTATCAtagcaaagaaaagaaaatgccAGCACTGTTCAAAGAAATGTGTTTCCCCATATTGTCACAATTAG
- the LOC107870096 gene encoding bifunctional peptidase and (3S)-lysyl hydroxylase JMJD7 produces the protein MAEQEQSPLQNLWHELRDLTLGTTTQIDHISSPPTPLHFLRNYVSPNKPCLISNSINHWPATSLWHSTPYLLNTLSSSPVSLHLTPKGHADSLSRHPTSSSSLCFASAEVQRVRFEDALTRVLESDTKRCVGYLQQQNDCFRSEYGALRNDCDEDIDWASQAFGCLPEAVNLWIGNEMSETSFHKDHYENVYAVVSGEKHFLLLPPTEVHRMYIRDYPAAQYHYSQDNGEFSLELEEPARNVPWCSVNPYPSPELKEKEMAKFPLYFNGPRPFEVTVKAGEVLYLPSMWFHHVRQSPDSRGLTIAVNYWYDMRFDIKYAYFNFLQLLPHSMLCNCASSGKLGVESQNNSSICYSEDESSMDNTTASANDNISNDPDDAAEK, from the exons ATGGCAGAACaagaacaatcacccctccaaaACCTGTGGCACGAACTTCGAGATTTAACACTGGGCACCACAACCCAAATTGACCACATCTCTTCCCCACCCACCCCACTCCACTTCCTCCGCAACTACGTCTCCCCTAACAAGCCTTGCCTCATTTCCAACTCCATTAATCACTGGCCAGCCACATCTCTCTGGCACTCAACACCATACCTCCTCAACACCCTCTCTTCCTCCCCGGTCTCGCTTCACCTCACCCCAAAAGGCCATGCTGACTCACTTTCCCGACACCCCACTTCCTCGTCTTCACTTTGCTTTGCTTCAGCTGAAGTGCAACGTGTTCGTTTTGAAGATGCATTGACACGGGTGTTGGAGTCGGATACGAAGCGTTGCGTGGGGTACTTGCAGCAGCAGAATGATTGTTTTAGGAGTGAGTATGGGGCGTTGAGGAATGATTGTGATGAGGATATTGACTGGGCGTCTCAGGCGTTTGGGTGTTTGCCTGAAGCGGTGAATCTTTGGATTGGGAATGAGATGTCGGAGACGTCGTTTCATAAGGATCATTATGAGAATGTTTATGCTGTTGTTTCTGGGGAGAAGCATTTTTTGCTTCTTCCTCCTACTGAAGTTCATAGGATGTATATTCGTGACTATCCTGCTGCCCAGTACCACTACTCCCAG GATAATGGGGAGTTCTCTTTGGAACTGGAGGAACCAGCGAGGAATGTCCCATGGTGTAGCGTTAATCCATATCCTTCACCTGAGTTGAAGGAGAAGGAAATGGCCAAATTCCCCTTATATTTCAATGGACCAAGACCGTTTGAAGTTACAGTCAAGGCAGGCGAGGTTCTTTACTT GCCAAGCATGTGGTTTCACCATGTTAGACAGAGCCCGGACAGcagaggactcaccattgctgtAAACTACT GGTATGACATGCGATTTGATATCAAATATGCTTACTTCAACTTCCTGCAATTGCTGCCTCATTCCATGCTGTGTAATTGTGCATCATCTGGAAAATTAGGTGTGGAGTCACAAAACAATTCATCTATATGCTACTCTGAAGATGAATCCAGCATGGACAACACTACTGCTTCTGCAAATGATAATATATCAAACGATCCTGATGACGCCGCAGAAAAGTAA
- the LOC107870088 gene encoding pentatricopeptide repeat-containing protein At1g31790 yields MEVTSSYPKPPLFHTNTTPRNSKKSLPIPTHPISNTSLQFQLPLHKPHYKIHQPIKPQPKKTTNASSPSCTISDVLRLMDSLGIDIPVDTYVSLFKECTEFRDPLKAVELYNHICKSDVVPTLPLLNRLLLMLVSCGCFEHARQLFDKMRMRNSKSWAAMIAGCVENGEYEGALRLFMEMQSEVGNLCKCGDVIDDGILVCVLKACVELMNLELGKQIHGWLLRLGNCESLALSSFLIKFYGEFGYLESADNVFDHVPRCNTVVWTARIGNLCKEEEFEGVLRIFREMVREGVKKNSFTFSSVLKACGKLSDAGCCGRQVHASSVKVGLDTDGYVQCSLIDMYGKYGLLRDALRVFNAREDKSNIACWNAMLMGFIQHGCGVEAMKLLYEMKEAGLQPHESLINEVLLVCGSSNIEKMDA; encoded by the coding sequence ATGGAGGTCACGTCATCCTACCCAAAACCACCATTGTTCCATACCAACACCACTCCAAGAAACTCCAAGAAATCCCTACCCATCCCGACCCACCCCATCTCCAACACCTCCCTTCAATTTCAATTACCTCTACATAAACCCCACTACAAAATACACCAACCCATTAAACCACAACCCAAGAAAACAACAAACGCAAGTAGCCCAAGTTGCACAATCTCTGATGTTTTAAGGCTAATGGATAGTCTTGGTATTGATATACCCGTAGACACATATGTTTCGCTTTTCAAAGAATGCACTGAATTTCGCGATCCTTTGAAAGCGGTTGAACTGTATAACCATATTTGTAAAAGTGACGTTGTTCCTACCTTGCCGTTGTTGAACCGTTTGTTGCTTATGCTTGTGTCCTGTGGCTGTTTCGAACATGCACGCcaactgtttgataaaatgcgtatGAGGAATTCTAAGTCCTGGGCTGCGATGATTGCGGGTTGTGTTGAAAATGGGGAGTATGAAGGGGCGTTGCGTTTGTTTATGGAAATGCAGAGTGAGGTTGGGAATTTGTGTAAATGTGGTGATGTGATTGATGATGGGATATTGGTGTGTGTTCTTAAGGCGTGTGTGGAGTTGATGAATTTGGAACTTGGGAAACAAATTCATGGATGGTTATTGAGGTTGGGTAATTGTGAAAGTTTGGCGTTGAGTAgttttttgatcaaattttacgGGGAGTTTGGTTATCTAGAAAGCGCAGATAATGTGTTTGATCATGTTCCACGTTGTAATACAGTTGTTTGGACAGCTAGAATTGGCAATTTGTGTAAAGAGGAGGAGTTTGAAGGCGTGTTAAGAATTTTCAGGGAGATGGTAAGAGAAGGAGTGAAGAAAAATAGTTTTACATTTTCGAGTGTTCTTAAAGCTTGTGGGAAGTTGAGCGATGCTGGATGTTGTGGTCGACAGGTTCATGCTAGTTCCGTCAAGGTAGGACTTGATACGGATGGTTATGTGCAGTGTAGCTTGATTGACATGTATGGAAAATATGGGTTGCTAAGGGATGCTCTGAGGGTTTTTAATGCGAGAGAGGATAAGAGCAATATTGCCTGTTGGAATGCAATGTTGATGGGATTTATACAACATGGTTGTGGTGTTGAAGCCATGAAGCTTCTCTATGAGATGAAAGAAGCTGGTTTGCAGCCACATGAGTCATTGATTAATGAAGTGTTGTTGGTTTGCGGTAGTAGTAATATCGAAAAAATGGATGCTTGA